One part of the Candidatus Aquiluna sp. UB-MaderosW2red genome encodes these proteins:
- a CDS encoding YqhA family protein — MRKILGLTRYAVVVPAVASMIGALLLMAQGSIEMIVVVFETIVNQSSLKETIVEVLTAVDAILLGTVLLVIGYGLYELFIDTDIDVPAWLQVNDLDDLKSKLIGVVVAIIAVVFVGVFVDANRASDVLSYGLGAGALVTGLAIFTYATKKGPGKQKTQIEK, encoded by the coding sequence ATGCGAAAAATACTTGGACTCACAAGATATGCGGTTGTCGTACCAGCGGTGGCTTCGATGATTGGGGCGTTGCTCTTGATGGCTCAAGGCTCAATCGAGATGATCGTGGTGGTTTTTGAAACCATCGTGAATCAGTCTTCTTTGAAAGAGACCATTGTTGAGGTTTTGACCGCGGTGGACGCGATTCTTCTGGGAACTGTTTTATTGGTTATCGGGTACGGTCTTTATGAGCTATTCATAGACACCGACATAGATGTTCCGGCCTGGCTGCAAGTGAACGATTTGGATGACCTTAAGTCGAAACTTATCGGTGTGGTGGTGGCCATCATCGCGGTTGTTTTCGTCGGTGTTTTTGTGGATGCAAATCGTGCTTCCGATGTGCTTTCTTATGGTCTTGGTGCCGGGGCTCTGGTTACTGGACTCGCCATATTTACCTACGCAACCAAAAAGGGGCCTGGGAAACAAAAAACCCAGATCGAAAAGTAA